ATCAGCAATAACAACGATTAGCTGAGTTGGAAAGAATCAAATAAGCCTTGAGTAAAGGCACAAATCaagggtgtgagcacgtgatttttgttttcgcacgacaatcgctccaaaaagaaataaaaacaaatataattggccctgctgtacaatttcggatttctgtgcggcactttgttgatttatttgtgaccttagcccatttttatttatttactttattaaaataaaattcaaaaaaaatatatgtgtcctgcataattcaaaccgtaatccggtcgttaaatagaaaatcatgaataggcattttcgtccgtgattttatttggtttgactttacctgttttgaaatactttagtgtgtgtgcaaataattgtattgagtgtgtatttaattttaaatttgattttttggcttagttttgtttaaaaataaatcagaaataaataaataaaaaaaataaaataaaataaagaatagaccccttcccttccggacttgggccaattttgacaaaattggcccaaacaaacagcccaagacccaggcctgcccggtccaggccacctgatgcccaggacgtccaaacgacgtcgtttgagtcatacctgatctggaccgttgatctcagaatgatcaacggccaagatcaatcccccgtaacccaccaacaaacccgacccgtctcacccggaccgaccccaaacctttatccttgaaacgacgtcgtccctgtttagccaaaggatcctggcccttcatctcatctcatctaacggccaggatccatttgctcactaactatataaactcctaacactaccctgcccccctatccgaaccccagccttcgtctccccaaacaaacagccctaaaccctagccgcccctatatccttcaccatggaaaccggcggcatgaacgccggtgaccttccccttaacaccctagaacgcccttgccatcctgaacccaaatctatcaaccatgtagttcgaatccctccccaccttctcgaatcttcatttgaagattcgagtcaaaacttgatctactcagtttaaccccagtttcacaccagacaccccccagacccccctcgtgaccaaaccatacttggtttggtccgaatctgatcaaggaagcatgaatcccagatctgagttttggaacttggtggttcttcgtcactggtccatatccgttcaaaccgaagcggttaaggtctaatggactttaatcaaagtgtttctcatattaaagtccgttcagccttaagaaaggtctgtccaagtccgagtcaagttttgatttttcaaggtttaaggtgagtcctttcttttctttatttgttttggccccTCTGATTGTGGTAAAAATCTGTTCATActttgattttgtgtctttgaattttgtcaactgTGCCCCGTCCACTTTGCCTAAACCTCTGcttgtttgaatgagtctttctatttgccctgataTAAGtagtgtgcaattagctgattctcaAAATTTGAACTGATCAATTGACTCCTCGAGCACCACTTTgtttagccagtacaattcaagtcatgtgccctatactttgaatgtctgatttttggctacgattgtgtatgttaatgctaatatagtcgagtcgacatgagtcgtcaattagtttcaactgcctgaacaaaataaatcgattcgcttctgttgaacatttgcctgaatcaattaagaaccaagttcagttacttatagttattaatatgatttcagaaacctaaggcttgatctgtaattgaaatctgagttgatagcatgtgcacttgtgcataacatgtgcattgtgcacagcctgttttcctgcataaagggctttcaattttaaaatggtttgacagcatatgctgtcagatatattctactgcccatgcttgcttttagttaataaaataggaaaggaaagcctgccagggaatgttgatgggggttaatacttaaataactaattggaatctgaaaaatgaaaagggcacatgggaggggtactgtgatattaaaaagaggctgttaaaaggagtaggagggaggcttataaaagggagaagACCATCTGATATTAGGACACACACAGAGATATAGAGAGGGACAGAATTAGGAGATAGACATAGACAGAATTagaggaagagaaagaaaaatacagatactgtgaggagttttgaaagggAGATACCATCTGAAGGAGAGGAGATACACACTGGACCTTGAGAGCTAAAAAGGGAGTGAGGCATAGGAACAAATACAGAATTAGAGGGGAGGGGAAATCAGAAAATACAGGAAGAAAGAGGGAACACACTGTGAGGAATAGAGAGAGAgcaagaagaagataaaaacagattaagaaatcagaaacttggtcttgtttgtctgaagttcagctattgtcaatacgttaggcagtgtttcttcttctaaatttcaattgagttctttctgTGGTGCTGTTCTGATTACTGCTGCTATCTTGCTCACTATTGTTGCTGcatttctgccctgctgctatttgctagtcctgcttctttctgctgctgatttccacatcttcttcttcttctcctttgcattttcagcatttccaggtacacatttcaagtcccatattgatgtaattaaaacagttggaaagcatgaaatgaaaaaaagggttgaagaagttcaagtatttgttgtaatattcatagtacattaacaggcctgtgaaaattgatttagtttatgattcaacagttcgaaagtatgtattgatatttgactgagtttaccctgttgtactttaactctgtagttgtttgtcagtaggggcatgtatatttcggccttatacaatactgttcttgtttcatttggtttttgtttagttaagactagtccacacaagtttagttaagttcgactcgagaagtgttcggattaagtgttgtatttcgtttagctcgtacatgattccttgccaaactaaagtattttacttgccagttatcctttaatctaggccgaataagttcagttaagttcaactcaaaaatgttcggattaggtattgcatttcatcaatctcatatgtagtcttttgttcgactgaaacatccctgcaaggcatgacgtttttactttataagtagttaatcagaaactaacaaaaatccggattaggccaaagcctataattgaattagcatgtaccttttcttctagttttagagacaaatgcattagaaatttagccattttaggatatccttttctaaaatagagatgagcctcgccaaacaaagatgcaaaattgcggggccctcaataaataaccatggtaattatttagaattcaagataggccatttaataaatttcatggccttctacgaagataataacgcgtttagattctttaggcgcgacctttagtaaattatattcttaaaaatcgggtgcacattgatgtgacccaagtccaagtcccaacggagtcaaaatgtgttaacaactacgggtgcattgattgtgacgtggttcgagatgcattttcacgacgttgtaattccataaaaataaatgataataataaaagcggtttaaacttaataaaggcacataagtcacaacctgtatttaaataagatatttagccattataacaatttaagcgaccgtgctagaaccacgggattcgagggtgcctaacaccttccctcgggtcaacagaattccttacttagaatttctggttcgcaaacttcatttggaaaagtcgaaaatttcctcgatttgggattcaagataaaaccggtgacttgggacaccaaaaagccaaacctttcccaagtggcgactctgaattaaataaataatcccatttcgaatattgtcacttaaattggaaaaaaactccacccgcgcattttaacccttcggggcgggcgcgcaaagaggaggtgtgacaaaggGCAGAATCACGGAAGATTGAAGGATACGAGGAGATTTGGTACGCGACCGCATTTGGAAGAACCAACAACCAAGGAGCAATCTTCATTCGTATCTCTGCCGAAGGAAAGCAATCAAGAGAAGCAACGGCTCAttccttattcttggaaagaatcaattctTTCCagggatcaaatctcttgggttgtcaagcCTCTACCATCCATCAAAGTATTTATACCTCGTTGTAAACCCTAGTGTTTATACTTTGATCAAACCAAAATCACTCTCTTTATTCTACTGCAAACAAGCATTATAGCTCACTAGGATCTGTTGTTTAACAAGTCAGGGAAAAAAAGAGAGCATAACACTGGTGGTGAGACATTGTATCAAAAACGAGTGCTAGAGAAACTGAGTGAAATTCACTACAACTGTACTCGGAAGAAACTCATTtactaaagagaactcccttgtaacccaaggggactggactaggattcacattgaatccgaccagtataaaaattctggtgtctttaattcctgcaattTACTTCCTGTTATTATATCTGTCAATTTATCATATCTAGTCGACTACTCAAGTAATAAGTCAACTAATAAGCAATTACTTTTAAAAGAGTTACAATTTACCCCCcgtcttgtactttcaattggtatcagagtctgGCTCACATTTTATTTTTGCTTAACAgcttgtgagaaaagatcatggcaaATCAGGTTATCATAGGAGCTCTTTTTCAAgaaggaacttcacaagttagaCCACCATACTTCAATGGACAACATTTCTCTCACTAGAAAGTACGAATGGAAATCTTTACTAAATCTTACGATGTCAAAGTCTGGAGAGTCATCAAAAAGGGAAACTATCCCCTACCGGCTATCACTCCACCACTTGCTGGTCCTGATGATATAGATTCATACTCAAAAGAGCAACTGGAAGAAGTACAAGTGAATAACAAGGCAAGAAACCTGCTTCATAATGCTATaagtgatgaaaaatacgagaaaATATTGAGTTGTGACACAACCAAAGAGATGTGGGACAAACTTGAGGGAACCTATGAGGGAACCAGCAAAGTAAAGGAAACACACATCAACATGCTAGTTCATGATTATGAACTCTTCTCAATGAAAGAAGGAGAATCCATTGAAGAGATGTTTGCCAGGTTCATCAAATTAATTAGCGACTTAAAGGCATTTGGCAAACCCTACACCAGTGGTAATCAAGTAAGAAAAATTCTCAGAAGTCTGCCAACCACTTGGCAGACCAAAGTAGTCACACTGGAATCTCAAGACCTAAACAAATTATCCTATGATGAACTACGAGGAGAACTCATTGCTTTTGAAAGAATGCATCTGAAAAAGACAAatcaagaagagaaaaagaaaatagttgcGTTCAAAACCTCTACTGAAATGACTGAAAATGAAATTGATGATCCTGAAGCTCTACAAGAAGAGATTGCTATGATGTCTCGAAGTATGGATGGATTGATGATAAGATACAAAAACACAAAGAAAGGAAGATACCCACCAAGACGATCCAGACAATACAACGAACAGGACAAGAATGATGGAAAATGCTACAAATGTGGAAAATTTGGGCATATTCAAGCTGAATGCCCAGAACTGAAAAAGAAGATCTCTAGAGGCTTCAACAAGAACAAATCCTTCGGAAGATGGAGCGATGAAGATGACTCTGACCATGAAGAAATAGCAAATCTTTGCTTCATGACAATTctggaaaatgaaataaacaaaactTCAGGATGCTGGACAGATGAAGACGATTCAGATGACGAGAATGAGAACTGTTTCATGGCACGAGGTAAAACTAGTGAGGTAAGATCTTATGACTGTGAAAGATGTAATGGATTGCAGGATATTCTTGATTCAACCTTGAAAGAGTCTCAAAAATGATGAATGAGCTTAAGAGACTCACTAGGGAGGTTAAAGACTGGAAACTCAAACATGAAGTATGTGAAATTGAAAAGGAAGTACTTCAGGAAGAGTTTGAGGGTTTGCAAATGCAGCTCAACAGCTTGTGCAAATCCACCAGCCATAGTTCTGTTAGGTCAAACCAGACGACTTACAAGTCGATTGGAAAGGAACCAACCAGAACCTAGTCAAACCACTCGGTCAGACCAAGTGACTTACAAGTCAACTGGGAAAGAACCAGCTAGAACTAAGTCAGCTAGTTCAAACACTTATGAAAGACCTATAAGCAGGTCTAAAGCTACATGTCATTACTGTAATAAAAGTGGGCATAAATATTCCTTTTGTTATTTTTGTAAATCAAATGTCTCAGGATGGGTTTGGAAACTAAAAAATTCTGAACCTACTACTACTAACCCTACAGGACCCATgcaagcttgggtacctaaaagaaagtaATCATCTTGTCTTGCAGGAACACCACAGAGTAAGCCGCAAAGGAAAATGGTATCTAGATAGTGCGTGTTCCAGTCATATGACAGGAGACAAAAACCTGTTTAAAGAAGTTACAAAAATCGATGGAGGAAGTATTAAACTTGGAGACGATTCAAGGGGCAAAATAGTTGGTACTGGAACAATTCCCTTCAATAACAATTGTGACATTACTGAAGTTTATCTCGTCGATGGACTAAACTACAATCTCTTGAGCATAAGTCAACTCTGCGACTCTGGATATGAGGTAAAGTTTAAGAAAACAGGTTGTGCTATTGAAGACGAATCAGGTAAGATAATTCTTCCTGGAAAAAGGTATGAAAATGTTTATATACTTGATGGTTTTGAAAAGATAGATGGCCATATTTGCTTATCTTCTATGTCTGATGATCCATGGTTATGGCATAGGAGACTAGGTCATGCTAGCACGCATTTGATTGAAAAACTGTCCAAACATGATTTAGTTGTTGGTTtgcctaaattgaatttttctaGAATTCATATTTGTGATGCATGTCAAATGGGTAAACAGACcagaaattctttcaaaaataaagataTAGTATCTACTCCAAAACCTTTGCAATTACTTCATATGGACTTATTTGGGCCTACTAGAACTGCTAGCATAGGAGGAAAGAGGTATGcatttgttattgttgatgatttttcacgTTTCACTTGGGTAATCTTCTTGTCTCATAAGGATGAAGCTttaagaaattttgaagttttctgcAAAAGGGTTGAAAGAGAAAGGGGACATCTGATCTCAAAAATTCAGAGTGACCATGGAGGAGGATTTGAAAGCAGAACTTTTGAAGACTTCTGTAATGATCAAGGATACACTCATAATTTCTCTGCACCACGctcaccacaacaaaatggggttgtggaaagaaagaacagaactctCCAAGATATGGAAAGAACCATGCTACTAGAACATTCATTGACAAACCACTTTTGGGCAGAAGGTGTAAGTACTGCTTGTCACATCCTCAACCGTTGCCTCATAAGGCCAATTCTGAAGAAGACCCCATATGAACTCTAGAAAGGTAAACGTCCTAATATCAATTACTTCCATCCCTTTGGAAGCAAATGTTTCATTCATAATAACGGTAAGGAtaatcttggaaagtttgatccAAGAAGTGACGAAGGTATTTTTCTTGGTTATTAATTGAATAGCAGATCTTTTAGAGTCTATAATAAACGTACTTTATGTGTAGAAGAATCTGTACATGTTATATTCGATGAAAATAATCCCTTGGTCGAGAAAGGAACTACTGCAGGTGTTGAAGATCAAACTCAAGAAGCTCAGGATAAAGGAAAATCACAAGAGTCGACTAATACATCTGGGGTGATCGAGTCAACTGGTGAAAATAGCAGCAATATTCCAGATCCACAAATCGAGTCGACTACAAATGCAATTCGACCAAATGAATGGAGAAGCGAACCCGAATATCCTCAGAAATTTATTATAGGGGATCCAAACGAAGGAATGAAAACCAGGGCTGCTCTCAAGAAGAAAGCAAACATTGCATTGATTTCTCAAATTGAGCCAAAAAAGATAGAGGAAGCACTGAAAGATTCAAGCTAGGTGCAAGCCATGCAAGAGGAATTAGATCAGTTCAGCAAGAATCAAGTGTGGAAACTAATACCCAAACCTGATAATGTGTCTATAATCGGAACAAAGTGGGTATTTAGAAACAAATTGAACgaggatggaaaggtcataaGAAATAAAGCTAGACTAGTTGCTCAGGGCTATTCACAGTAAGAAGGAGTTAACTATAATGAGACTTTCACCCCAGTAGCTCGTTTGGAGTCCATACGAATTCTTCTGGCATATGCATCCTTTAAAGATTCAGGCTGTTTCAAATGGATGTTAAGCGCCTTTTTAAATGGATTTATCGAGGAAGAAGtttttgtgaaacaacctccaggcTTTGAGGACTCAAAATTTCCATACCATGTATACAAGCTTACTAAAGCACTGTATGGGTTGAAACAAGCTCCACGTGCCTGGTATGATAGGCTGAGTACCTTTCTTATTGATCATGGCTTTACAAGAGGTAAAATAGACACTACTTTATTTATTAAACGATCATCAGAAGGTAACCTCATTATTcaaatttatgttgatgatattatatttggtagtgctaaccctcttatctgcaaggaattttcaaatcttatgcaaagcgaatttgaaatgagcatgatgggtgagctCACATTCTTCCTTGGGCTACAAATTCAAC
This genomic stretch from Nicotiana sylvestris chromosome 9, ASM39365v2, whole genome shotgun sequence harbors:
- the LOC138877443 gene encoding uncharacterized protein, whose amino-acid sequence is MEIFTKSYDVKVWRVIKKGNYPLPAITPPLAGPDDIDSYSKEQLEEVQVNNKARNLLHNAISDEKYEKILSCDTTKEMWDKLEGTYEGTSKVKETHINMLVHDYELFSMKEGESIEEMFARFIKLISDLKAFGKPYTSGNQVRKILRSLPTTWQTKVVTLESQDLNKLSYDELRGELIAFERMHLKKTNQEEKKKIVAFKTSTEMTENEIDDPEALQEEIAMMSRSMDGLMIRYKNTKKGRYPPRRSRQYNEQDKNDGKCYKCGKFGHIQAECPELKKKISRGFNKNKSFGRWSDEDDSDHEEIANLCFMTILENEINKTSGCWTDEDDSDDENENCFMARGKTSEVRSYDCERCNGLQDILDSTLKESQK